The following nucleotide sequence is from Bacteroidota bacterium.
GGCGCATTTAAAATAATTGAATTTCTCTTTTGCATTTTTCTTTTTTTGCAATACAAGAATAATACTTCCAACTTTTGCTTCTTCAAATACTTTATTGATTTGTAATAGTGAAATTATTTTTGAGTTTTCATAAATAAATTTACGCAATGAAGTCGCGCTACTTCTGTCTATAATTGCATCAGGAATGATGTAACTAAAATATCCATCAGCAGTTAATAAATTTAGTCCATTCTCAATAAATAAAGTATATAAATCGAATTGGTCAACTGCTGTTTTATATTTACTTACAAAATATTTTTTTTGATATTCTGGCAATTCTTTATTATTTAAATACGGTGGATTCCCCACGACCGCATCGAAGCCGCAATCCGACACACCCCTTCGTCCCCTCTCAAGAGGGGAAAATATGTGCGGAAACACATCCTCAAAGTTCATCGGCTTTAGCGTGCGCTCGGTTTCGTCATCGAAGAGTTTACCGTCTAAAATATCGCGACCAATGAGCGAGTTGCCGCAAACAATGTTGCGCCGTAAATCGGGAAGCATACGCTCTTTCAATAAGCTAAACTGATAGGCCTCGTTCATCGTTACGTCTTCCATCAGTTTCAGGTAAAGCGAAAGCTGTGTAACCTCCGTTGCCTGAAAATCTATATCAACGCCATAAATATTATTTACTAAAATATCTTGCCGCTTCTTGTGCGAGAGAACTATTTTACCTTCGCGTGTCTCAAAATCGCCCTTCTTGGCTTTCTCAGGGAACTCGTTGTAATACCTCGTGTGGTAATCGAGGAGCTGGCTATACACTTCGAGCAGGAACGAGCCGGAGCCGCAGGCAATATCGGCAAAAGCCATCTTTGCAACCTGCTCAGGAGTAACTTTGGGGATTAGGGTGTAGGCATTAGGGTTTAGTGGGGTTTGAGGGATTGAATTAGACGGGTGAGCATCTTTCCCACTTCTTCCATCAGGGATGCCCGCGAGTACGATAGGAAATGCAGGTATTCCTTCCGATTCGCCCGTCCGTATCCCTCTGCTATGTTCGCCGGAATTGAGACAGCCGATCGCTGCATTTGGCTCTTCAATCCGTATTGTTCCTCTTTGGGGAAGCCCGCCCTGACTTATGGGGGGGCTCTCAGTTTGTAGATTTCCTCCACCAACGACATCGCCCGCTTCCACACTTTCAATTCCTTGTACGTTTGTAGTGTCATAAGATTCTCCTCCTATACTTTTATTATTCGATCCTACACCCTCATTACTAAACCCTATACCCTTTTTTTCATACAGCAGCTTTCCGACAGTTCCATTAACAATATACCTCACAATATATTCAGGCGTATAATACACGCCGCCTGCTTTGCGTACTTCCGGTTTCTCAATTACCTTTGCCCGCTTATCGGTAGCGGTTACAACTTTACCGAGGAAGCGTTCGTATATACTACCTAAAATAGAAATCGGTATTTTATCAAAATCGTAAGGCGAAGTTGGGTTGGCAAGCTCATCGCATATATCGGCAAAAAGTTTATTCTCCGGCGGAACAAAATCAGGCGAGTCAATAACCCTGTGCGGTTTAAATACGAGACCGTTATACTTTGGCTCAAGCCGTTTGCACAAACCAACAAAAGCCTTCCACACATCTGCTTTATCTTTTATTGTCGCGAGGGAGGGCTCTTCAATCGATTTATCTTCAAGGAAGCGAATAAACACGAGCCGGTCTATTGTCCGCTGTACTGCTTCGGTAAGTTCCTCGCCTTCTAAGTTTTGGTTTTTATTTTTAAATGCGCGGGCTAATTGTTCGCGGTAGCCGTCCAACGATTCAAGGAATGCTTCATCTACCGGTTTGTATTCGGCAATCATACCTTTGCGTGCTGCCTTAGCGCGCGGTTTGCCTAACGAGCCGGAATATTTTTCTATCGAGCCGTTTGCGACTTCATCGCGGCTTAATAGATAAAATAGTTTTTTGAATTTTTCTTCATCTTCGTAATCGGTATAGTGGAATTTTTCAAGTTTGCGGTCGAGAGCGGTTTTTATATCGGGTTTAAACCTGCAATCGAGTATATGAAGTTCCTCAAAATCGGTAAGCACGGCGATAGGTGTTTTTGAATTCCAACCATAGCGAATTGCTTGGTAATAATCGTTAGGGTTGGATAGGTTGCGCGATGGTTTCTTTGCTTCTACAAAGAATTTAACATCGCGAAAGTTAGGGGCTGTGAAAAAGGCATAGTCGGCGCGGCGCTGCGAGCCGGAAGTACTAACTTTGTTTTCAATCTTAACTTCCTGCTCGTACGGATTCTTTTGAAAATCGTGTGTAACATCCCAACCTAATGCGGCAAAAAATTTGTCAATAAAATCCTGCCTCACCTGCGACTCCTGATAACCGGGCGAAAGGTAGGTGGCTTGCTGCTCTCTGAAATGCTTAACTAATTGTTTGATTTTGTTATGGGATTCTGTCATTCAAAGTTGGATTCAAAATTTCTTTTAGACAATTCATTATTTCCCTTAAATATAGATGTCTTTTTTTTACCTAATTTTTGCTTGAATTATAACAAATTAAATTAATACTATCAAATTACCCAAGTCGGCTTTTTGTTTTTTACAAATCCTTCCTTATATTCTAACAAATTAAAATCGAGGAATAATATGCTCTCGCAAGTTCTCAGCAGTGCAACCTATGGGATTAATGCACACATAGTGCAGGTCGAAACTAATCTCGAAAAAGGTTTACAAAGTTTCGTCGTTGTTGGTTTACCCGATAACGCGGTGAAAGAGAGTCGCGAACGGGTAATAGCAGCAATTAAAAATTCAAACATCAACCTCCCTCATTTACGCATCACCGTTAATTTAGCCCCCGCCGATATTAAGAAGGAAGGATCAGCTTACGACTTACCCATAGCAATTGGAATACTAACTGCAACCGAGAATATCAAATCGGAAATCTTAAAGGATTTTATTATGTTAGGTGAACTTGCACTCGATGGAACACTGCGACCGGTTCATGGTATTTTGCCGATTGCCGTAGAAGCTAAAATAAATAATATGAGAGGGATGATACTTCCAAAAGAAAACGCCAAAGAAGCGGCTATGGTCGAAGGGATCGATGTTTATCCTATGGCGAGTTTGAGTGAAACTGTAGATTTCCTTAATGGTGAATACGAGTTGTTAAAACCATTCAAGATTAATATGGATGAAGTGTTTGCGCAAGAGAAGCAATACACGATCGATTTTGCCGATGTGAAAGGGCAGGAGAATGTGAAACGTGCACTCGAAGTTGCTGCTGCAGGTGCTCACAATATAATTATGATCGGTCCCCCCGGTTCAGGAAAAACAATGCTGGCAAAACGCTTACCGACAATATTACCACCAATGACATTTGAGGAGGCAATCGAGACAACTAAGATACATTCGGTAGCAGGAGTGTTGCCGCCGAACTCGGCGCTCGTTGCAACGCGCCCTTATCGCTCACCGCATCACACAATATCCGATAGTGCGCTCGTTGGTGGTGGAACAATTCCGCGTCCGGGCGAAATATCGCTTGCCCATCACGGAGTGCTGTTCCTCGATGAACTACCTGAATTTGCACGTAATGTATTGGAAGTCTTGCGGCAGCCATTGGAAGATGGAAGGATAACTGTTAGTCGTTCAAAGATGACGCTTGAGTTTCCCGCTAATTTTATGCTTGTTTGCTCTATGAATCCCTGTCCGTGCGGCTATTACACAGATCCGGCGAAAGAATGCACTTGCTCGCAAATGCAAATCCAAAAGTATATGGCAAAAATATCCGGTCCGCTGCTTGATAGAATTGATTTGCATATCGAAGTTCCCGCAGTTAAGTATAAGGACTTGTCCAGCAAAACTTCGGGCGAGTCATCAGTGAAAATTCGGGATCGGGTTATTGAGGCACGTAAAATTCAAATGAAACGTTTTGCAGGACGTAAAAGTATGTATGCAAATTCCGATATGCAGTCGAAAGATATAAGAGAATTTTGCCAAATCAATTCGGACGGCGAAGAGCTCCTAAAAATGGCAATTACAAAATTAGGATTATCCGCGCGTGCGTACGATAGAATATTGAAAGTCTCCCGTACGATTGCCGACCTTACAGGTTCAGAAAACATTCGACCGGAACACATGAGCGAAGCAATTCAATACCGAACACTCGATAGGAATTTGTGGATGTGAAGTAATGATGGAGTAGTGGAATATTGGATTATTGGATGTCGAATCATTTTATCATTGGCTCCATAAATAAATGAGTAAATGAGTAAATGTTTCCGTTATTTTCACAATCTCCAATCTCCAATCTCAAATCAAAAATCCCTGCCCGAACGACCGTTCGGTCGAGCGGGTGAAATCATTTTTGCTCGTCTCAATCCCTTTTTCTATATTAACTGAAGTTACGCAGAATTGACTTTTTGTCATGTTGAGCGAAGCGAAACATCTAAAAATAGCCTGAATTTGAGGTTTCAGATTCTTCTCCCGCTCTACGAGCGGGATCAGAATGACTCTTTTGCGTAACTTCAGATATTAAGAAAGAATAAAACGGATATAACAATGTTCACAAATATTTCGCATATCGGCATTGCTGTCAAAAATTTGACAGAATCAGTTGATAATTTTAAAAAGCTTTTTAATCAGGACGATGTTCATTTCGAAACTGTAGAAGACCAAAAAGTAAACCTTGCTTTTTTAGATGTACGAGGAGTACACATAGAGTTATTAGAGCCGTCTTCATTGGATTCTCCAATCTCAAAATTTCTTGAGAATCGCGGAGAAGGTATTCATCATCTCTCTTTTGAAGTTGATGATATTGAGAAAGAGCTTTCACGTTTGAAGAAGGAGGGAGTCAGGTTGATAGATGAAACACCGAAAGTCGGTGCAGGCGGAAAATTAATTGCTTTTATCCATCCCAAATCTACAAACGGAGTTTTGATCGAATTGAGTCAGAAAAAATATTTTATTACGTCACCCGACTTTGATGAACCTTTAAAAGATTTTGAAGAATAAAAGAATATGGGGAAGTAATATTTATGATGGATGAAGAACCCAAGTTAATTTTAAAAATCGCTCCACAGTTTATCTCGTTGCCCGAAAAACTTCCCAACCTGCCCAATAAACCGGGGATATATCAGTTTAAAAACGATGAAGGCAAAATATTATATGTTGGCAAAGCTAAAAACTTACGCAGCAGGGTTAGGCAGTATTTTCATAAATCGCGAAGTTTAGATATTAAAACCGAAACAATGATTTCGAAAACCGCCGATGTGGAAATTATTGTAACCGATTCCGAAGTGGAAGCGTTAATCCTTGAAGCAGTTCTTATAAAAAAGTTCAAACCAAAATACAATATATTCCTGAGAGACGATAAAAGTTTTCCCTATGTTGTTATAACGAACGAGCCATTCCCTCGTGTGTTCGTTACCCGCCGAATTATTCACAACGGTTCTAAATATTTCGGACCGTTTACCGACGCGAAAAATATGCGTGGGTCTTTAAAAATGATACGCGATGTTTTCAAGGTGCGTTCCTGCAATTATCATATTGATGATGAAACGATCCGCAAAAAGAAAATACGTGTATGCCTCGATTATCACATTAAAAAATGCGAGGGACCCTGCGAAGGTCTTGTAAATTGGCACCAATACAATGCAATGATTAACGAAGTTGCACAGGTGTTACGCGGCAAAACATCCGGACTAATATCTAATCTTGAAAAACAAATGCTTGCAGAATCTGAAGCTATGAATTTTGAAGCCGCTGCTGCAGTTCGTGATAAGATTCGTGGATTACGTAATTACAGCGATCGTCAAAAAATTATTGATACCGACTTACTCGATAGGGATATTATATCGGCGGCGATCGAAGGGGATGATGCTTGCGGAGTCTTGTTCAAAATCCGGGACGGGAAATTAATAGGCAGACAGCATTATTACATGAGCGGTGTTGCAGAAAAACCTGAAGCTGAAATAATATCGCAGTTTCTCCGAATTTATTATTTGGAAGCAGATTATTATCCCAAAGAAATATTTCTTCCTTGTGAAATTGATGAGACAGAAACAATAGAAATATGGCTTTCTGAAAAACGGCAATCAAAAGTTTCAATCATCGTTCCTAAAATTGGCGACAAAGCTAAACTTGTTGCAATGTGTCAGGCGAATGCAAAATATCTCCTCGATGATCTAAAAATTCAAAAGTTGAAACGAGGCGAGAAGGTTCCCAAAATATTAGAACTCCTTCAAAAAGATTTACACCTTAAGTACTTACCATACAGGATCGAATGTTTCGATATATCGAATATTCAAGGTGCAGATACTGCAGCATCGCTTGTGGTATTTGAAAACGGTAAACCAAAAAAGAGTGAATATAAACGATATAAAATTCAGACAGTTACAGGTCCCGACGATTATGCAAGTATGCGTGAAGTCGTGCAACGGCGGTATTCACGATTGATCGAGGAGGGACAAAAACTTCCCGATTTAATTATGGTAGATGGTGGCAAAGGACAGCTATCGAGCGCGGTGGAGGTTATTAAGAAATTCGAATCCGCCTATGGCGGACGAAATTCGAAATTCCAAAATATTCCTATTATAGGTTTGGCGAAGAAATTAGAGGAAATATATTTTCCGAATATATCTGAACCGCAATCGATACTTAAAACATCAGCGAGCTTGAAACTTCTTCAGCGAATCCGGGATGAGGCGCACCGATTTGCCGTAGAGTATCATAGAAAATTACGAACGAAAAGAACATTGCAGACTGAATTGGATTTGATAAAAGGGGTCGGCAAAAAGAAAACTAAAGAATTGCTCGAGACGTTTGGTTCCGTGCAAGGTGTAAAATTTGCTAATACAGAACAGTTATCTGAAATTGTGGGTGAGAAGGTTGCGGAGAAGATAAAGGAATATTTCATATAGGGGAAACACCAAAATTTTGCAAATTGTCAAATGTTGGATTATATTAAGAATAAATTGTTCGTGTGATTACTTCAAATCAAAAACTATTATTTGATATAGAAGCCTATTCAAACAGAAAATTCTACTATCCCGATGTTGTGCTTGATATTTTCGGGTGTTCCGTTGAATATGGTTTGCAGTGGGAATTGAGCAATATCATTTTTACATCGAAATTTTTACATAACGCATTAAAATCAATTAAACGGACAGATCAACCGGGAAATACAAATAAATTGCTATTAGAATATCAAGAAAAGATCGAAAAGTTGAAAAAAGATTTGGAATTTATCTGCGATCATTTATCCGAAGAGAAGAGAAGCTTTTTTAGAACAACTTTGTTACAAAACAGACAAGATAGTTTTGAAAATTTGCACAAATTTATTAAAGATTTAAGTTGGATTAAAAATTACGAGATTGATAATAATACAAAAATAGGAAATTTGTTAAAGCAGAATTAAGCATTTGTTGTATGCTATTGAAAATAATAAAATATATTATATTGCCGATAATTTTGAATTTTATTCTGATTGCCGGTTCTGTGCCGCAAGAGACGAAAGAAAGTGCCGAGTTCAAACTTGCTGTAAATTTATATAAAGACGGATTAACAGATTTGGCGCTCGACCAGTTTAAAAATTTTGTTAATTCATATCCCGCAAGTAACCAAAGTATTGAGGCGCGATTTTACATCGGCTTGACGTTATCCAAACTAAAACGTTATGAGGATGCCCGTGTTGCATTTCAAAATTTTGCTCTTACGTATACTGATCATAATAAAGCCGCCGAAGCTTGGTTTAAAGTAGGCGAATCATACGTCGCTTTAGAAAATTATCGCGAAGCAGCTTTAGCATTCGAGCGAGTTCGCGTGTTCCATCCACGAAGTCCGCTCGCCCCTGATGCGTTGTTATTGTCGGCTAAATATTTTCGCACAGTTTCCGATGTTGTAAATGCGCGAAAGAATCTACGCGTAATTCTGCAAGATTACAGTTCTTCCGATTTTGTACCGGCTGCGCGTTTAGCACTCGCTGAGTTGTTCTTTGGTGAAGGAAATATCGATTTGGCAACGCGTGAAGTTAAAAGTGTTGTGGATGGAACTTCGAAATATCGGGCTGACGGAATGCTGCTTTTAGGCAGAATATACCATTTAACCGGACAGTATGAAGAAGCTGAAAAACTTTTTAACAAAATATTGATGGATTACAAAGGAACTCCTGCCGCAGCATTAGCAAATATTGAACTTGGTTTGTCCTCTGCTAACGCTGGCGATTATAATAAAGCCATAGAGTATTTTAAAAAAGTGCTTTCTGATAAAAATGCAGATAGTGGTTTAAAAGAAAAAGCTTCATTACAAATTGGAATTGCATATTACAAATCGAACGACTTTAAAAATTCATCGGAACAGTTCGAAAAATTTATTAATAATTTTCCCAAGAGCGAAAAAATAAATCAAGCATTATTTTTAAGCGGCAAATCTTTTGAAAGAGTTAAAAACTACAAAGGGGCGATAAACTCTTTTAATCAGGTTATCAATTCTATTTCTGATGAGTACAAACCGCAAGCTTTTGCACAAGCTTCGATTGTTGCTGAGATGTTAGATAATATTACCCTTTCGGTTGAATATTGCAAAAGGTATTTGGAAAAATACCCTCATGGTGAAGGAACACAAGATGCCTTGATCCGAATTGGTGATTTGTTTAAAGATCGTTTTAAAGATCATGATCGGGCAAAAACCTATTATGAAGAGGCGCTGCAGGCAAAACCGCATAGCTATCAATTAAGTTGGATTAAATTAAAAATAGGTGAGAGTTGTTCGCAAGCCGGAAATTATGCTTCCGCCGTAAGAACTTTTGAAGAAATTATAAAATATTATCCGGCCGATCGTGAAGCTTTACAGGCAAAAGAAAACTTAGATAGAATATTGATTTATGAAAATAAGAATTACAAAAGCGGACTCGAAAAAATTGCTAAACTCCTCGGCGACTTGTTAATAGGGAAGAATCGGGGTGAGCTTGCTTTTAATTTAGCTCAGGTTTACTTCGATGATTTAAAAGATTATCAATCAGCGGTTGAACAATATTCATCCGCAATTGAAGCGAAAATTACAGGACCGAACTTACCAATCGCATATTATAATCGTGCGATTGCTGCCGAACGTGCGTTGAAATACTCAGCTAATCATACGGATGTTCCTATAAATTATTTTTCTGAATTTATAAAACTTTTTCCTAACGATAAAAACTCACACGAAGCAGCTTTTAAACTTTTGAATCTGAAATTGAAATCTGCTAAACCTGAAGAAGCTGAAAAATTGTTGAATGAATTTATTTCATCTCCTCCCAAAACATCTTTTGTACCCGAAGTTTATAAACTTCTGATTGAACAATATCTTCAAACAAATAAACTTACCAATGCTTTAACAATATGTAACCTAATTATTAAAAATCCTGCTACACCTGAATCAGAAGAATATGCTATGATGCAAGCCGCTAGAATTTATTTTCAATCAGGCAAAATGGATTCGGCGATTGCGTTTTTAAAAAATCATACTGGAAAATATCCAAACGGAAATTACACAGTTAGCGGGTTGAAACTTCTTGGCGATATCTTGCTGAAGACCGGAAAACCTGAAGAAGCTGTAAAGGTTTTTAAAAAAATAGAAGAAGAATATTACTACACAGAGATTGCCCAAGAAACAATTGAACAATATGTAAAATCACTTGTTGAATCTAATAAATATGATGAAGCAATTTATTTTATAAAAAACCGGTTTGAAAAAGAGGCACAAAATCCATTTGTAGAACCAATTAATTATAAATATTATTTAGCTAAAGCGTACGAACTTAAGGGTGATTCACCAAAAGCGATTTTATTCTATCGGGAATATTTGTTATCAGAACCGAACGCCGAAGCAAAAGTTGACGGTTACTTGGCTCTCGGTAACATAATGAAAAATCAAGGAGTTGCCGATGCCGCTGCGGCTTATTATAAACTTGCCGGTAAATTAGGTTCCGTTCTGGCAAACCGCGAAATCGCTGATTTGCTTTTTCAAACTGAACGTTATTTAGAAGCATCACAACAATATAGTGCTCTACTTGTTTCAGCTATAAACGAAGATGATAAAAAATATTATCTTACTAAAACGATTGTATCTAAATTACGCATCGACGATTTAAAAGGTGCACAACCACTGATATTAGAATTTTCCAAAAATTATAAGAAGAGCGTTGATAATTTAGCAGAGATAGAATATGAAAAAGCTTTGATATATTTCCGGAAGCAAGATTATTCAACTGCGAAAAAAATATTTACAGATATTGCCGACGATTACGACGGAACGCGTTATGCGCCGCTGTCGGAATATTATTTAGGCAGGATTATGGAATTAAATAAAAATAGTGCGGATGCGATAAAAAAATATGAATCGGTTCTGAAGAAGTACTCAAACTCCGATGTCATTCCACGAGTTTTCCTCGCTTTAGGTAATATAAATTTCAACGGTGAAAAATATGCTGAAGCAATAAAATATTATCAGCAAATTGTAGATAATCCTGACAAAGAGGGTGAAATTCTAAGATATGCTATGATCAATCTGATTGAAGCCTATGAGGCAACTAAACTTAACGATGCGGCTCTGAAAATGGCGCGCAATTTTATCGAACGTTATCCGAAGGATCCATCTATTACCGATCAGCGTATAAAAATTGGTATTTTATATTCACGTCTTGGATACTACGATCAAGCAGTAATGCATTTTCAAATCTTACTCGATGAAGTCGGCAGCGATTATGAAGCTGAAATTCGTTACAACCTCGGTGAAACATATTATTACAAAGGCGATTATCAACAAGGAATTTTAGAGTTTCTAAAAGTTCCCTACTTGGTTATGCAAAACAAAAAAGTAGACTGGACCGCTACGTCGTTTTATATGGCAGGACAATCATACGAGCGGATGGAAAAATACGATCAGGCTCTATCAATGTATCAGCAAATAATTGATCGTCCCGGCATTGATGCGACATTTAAAGCAGGCGCTCAAAAAGAAATAGACCGTGTAAAATCAATAATAAAAAGGGGTTCAAACTAACGTGTATGAGAAAGAAATAGACCGACTAAACAAGCTAACACTTATCCGCACGATAGGTAGTGCTGAAAGGATATCGTTAAAAGAAGTTTTAGCTGCCGAGATACCACTTCCGTTGAGAAATATGATACGAGTGGATGTTGAGCAAAAGCTTCAGGACGAATTGCGGAATAATTTCGTGAACAGCAGGTTCGATTTTTCACATCCGGAAGTCATTAGTTTACAGAACCGGATGAATTCGATACTTGTGCTCAACTATTCTTTTAACCGGCATGAATATTTAGAATTAGTTCACGATGCAATTCATCTACTACTTAATTATCTTATGAGGCCGCAATGGACGTTGCGAAGTTTCCTTTTCGATAATACCACGCAAGTATCATCCGATGTAATACTTAAGGCGCTGCGAAATTTTAGCGTCTATGAATATTTAAAAGACTTGATAGTTCGAATCATTAAGGAAAAAAATATCAAGCTGATGACTATAAATGAATTTCAATCGCTGATTTGGAAATGCGATCGTGAATACATCCGCCGCAAGGACGGTTATCAGTTAGCTCAAATAACTTTAGCTATTTATGATTTTATAAATTACGGTAATCGTGAAACTAAATCAACAGTTCCTACTAAAGGACTCATTAAATTATTTGACGATAAAGGGATGCGAAAGGTTGTCGATAGATTACAAATCGAACTACAGAGACATGTGAACGAAATATCGTTTGATGAATTGTGCATACTGCTTGAAGATTTGCGTAAAACTTACGATGGATTTGAATTCGAAAACACTCTGCAAAAAATTCCGGTTGAAATACCTGTAACGGCACCACTCGAAGATTCGCCGGTTGTTACCATTACTATTGATGAATCGGAAGTGGTCGAAAAAAACGATTCGATTTCGCCTCAGCTATCTACAAAATCTCAATTACTTCCACTGGAAAATTTTTTCGATGATGATGAACGAAAACGATTCGTCAAGAAAATTTTCAGGAAGAACGAAAAAGATTTTTCAGATGCAGTTACTGATATCAACAACATGACATCGTGGAAAGAAGCATCGAAATATGTTGATGAAATATATATATTGAATGAGGTCGATTTGTATTCACCCGAAGCCACACGATTTACAGAAATAACATACAACCGCTTCTTCACCAGAAAAGGAAAATAGAGATGCAGTTTATTGATTATGCAAAAATAGTTGTAAAATCAGGAAACGGCGGTAAAGGAATGGTTAGTTTCAGGAGAGAGAAATATGTACCAAAAGGGGGACCTGACGGCGGGAAAGGCGGCAAGGGGGGAAGTGTAATTTTACGGGCTGACCATCATTTGAATACTTTACTCGATTTTAGATATAATAAAAAATATGAAGCTCAAAATGGTGAGAACGGTAAAACATCAAACAAATCGGGTAAAGATGGTGATGATATTATTGTTCGAGTCCCGTGTGGTACTTTGATAAAAGATGTTGACACGGGAGAAGTTCTCTTCGATATAATTGACGATAAGGAGGAAATAATTATTGCACGAGGTGGAAAAGGCGGAAGGGGTAATGGTGAATTTGCTACACCAACAAACCAAGCTCCCCGTTTTGCTGAACCGGGGAGAGAAGGTGAAGAAAAACATCTCGAGCTTGAACTTAAATTAATTGCCGATGTTGGTTTGGTAGGTTTGCCAAATGCGGGTAAATCGACTTTGATTTCAGTAATATCGGCTGCTAAACCAAAAATTGCCGACTATCCTTTTACGACACTCGTCCCTAATCTCGGCATCGTGCGCTACCAGGAATCGAAAAGTTTTGTTGTTGCTGATATGCCGGGACTGATCGAAGGAGCGCATTCGGGAAAAGGACTTGGTATCCAATTTCTCCGTCACATTGAGCGAACGCGTGTACTTGTGTATCTCATAGAATGCACAGACGAAGATCCTAAAAAGGCATTGGAAATGCTTCAGAAAGAAATCAAGTTGTTCAATAAAGATATGTTAAAAAAACCTCAAATGGTTATTATCACTAAAACTGATTTAGCCGATGAGGCATTGATGAAAAAAATTAAAAAAATAAAGTTCTCTCCCAAGAAATTTGACTCAGTTCATTTTATTTCTGCCGTTGCAAATACAGGGATTCCCGATTTAGTAAAATCAATGTGGAAGCTTTTAAAGTGAACCGGTCGTTCATTACTTTAAAAAATACAATCCAACTTTCAAGTTTACTTCTCTTTTCACTTTTATTAGTTTCTATTTTTTCAATTTCAGTCGGAACTGTAGCAATCCCATTAAATCAAATATTAAATTTTTTGACTGGTGGAAAAATTGCAGAAGAATACAGCACTATCTTGTTCGAGCTACGGCTGCCAAGAATTTTGCTGGCGATTATTGTCGGTGGCGGGCTTTCGGTTGCTGGCGTTGTGTTTCAAGCGTTACTAAGAAATCCGTTGGCTGAACCGTTTATATTAGGTGTGTCGAGCGGAGGTACATTAGGCGCCGTGTTAGCTATTAGTTTTGGACTCGGTGTAAGCATCATAAGTATTCCCGCTTCTGCTTTCCTCGGTT
It contains:
- a CDS encoding four helix bundle protein, whose amino-acid sequence is MQRSAVSIPANIAEGYGRANRKEYLHFLSYSRASLMEEVGKMLTRLIQSLKPH
- a CDS encoding YifB family Mg chelatase-like AAA ATPase: MFFTNPSLYSNKLKSRNNMLSQVLSSATYGINAHIVQVETNLEKGLQSFVVVGLPDNAVKESRERVIAAIKNSNINLPHLRITVNLAPADIKKEGSAYDLPIAIGILTATENIKSEILKDFIMLGELALDGTLRPVHGILPIAVEAKINNMRGMILPKENAKEAAMVEGIDVYPMASLSETVDFLNGEYELLKPFKINMDEVFAQEKQYTIDFADVKGQENVKRALEVAAAGAHNIIMIGPPGSGKTMLAKRLPTILPPMTFEEAIETTKIHSVAGVLPPNSALVATRPYRSPHHTISDSALVGGGTIPRPGEISLAHHGVLFLDELPEFARNVLEVLRQPLEDGRITVSRSKMTLEFPANFMLVCSMNPCPCGYYTDPAKECTCSQMQIQKYMAKISGPLLDRIDLHIEVPAVKYKDLSSKTSGESSVKIRDRVIEARKIQMKRFAGRKSMYANSDMQSKDIREFCQINSDGEELLKMAITKLGLSARAYDRILKVSRTIADLTGSENIRPEHMSEAIQYRTLDRNLWM
- the uvrC gene encoding excinuclease ABC subunit UvrC, translated to MMDEEPKLILKIAPQFISLPEKLPNLPNKPGIYQFKNDEGKILYVGKAKNLRSRVRQYFHKSRSLDIKTETMISKTADVEIIVTDSEVEALILEAVLIKKFKPKYNIFLRDDKSFPYVVITNEPFPRVFVTRRIIHNGSKYFGPFTDAKNMRGSLKMIRDVFKVRSCNYHIDDETIRKKKIRVCLDYHIKKCEGPCEGLVNWHQYNAMINEVAQVLRGKTSGLISNLEKQMLAESEAMNFEAAAAVRDKIRGLRNYSDRQKIIDTDLLDRDIISAAIEGDDACGVLFKIRDGKLIGRQHYYMSGVAEKPEAEIISQFLRIYYLEADYYPKEIFLPCEIDETETIEIWLSEKRQSKVSIIVPKIGDKAKLVAMCQANAKYLLDDLKIQKLKRGEKVPKILELLQKDLHLKYLPYRIECFDISNIQGADTAASLVVFENGKPKKSEYKRYKIQTVTGPDDYASMREVVQRRYSRLIEEGQKLPDLIMVDGGKGQLSSAVEVIKKFESAYGGRNSKFQNIPIIGLAKKLEEIYFPNISEPQSILKTSASLKLLQRIRDEAHRFAVEYHRKLRTKRTLQTELDLIKGVGKKKTKELLETFGSVQGVKFANTEQLSEIVGEKVAEKIKEYFI
- a CDS encoding TaqI-like C-terminal specificity domain-containing protein → MPDGRSGKDAHPSNSIPQTPLNPNAYTLIPKVTPEQVAKMAFADIACGSGSFLLEVYSQLLDYHTRYYNEFPEKAKKGDFETREGKIVLSHKKRQDILVNNIYGVDIDFQATEVTQLSLYLKLMEDVTMNEAYQFSLLKERMLPDLRRNIVCGNSLIGRDILDGKLFDDETERTLKPMNFEDVFPHIFSPLERGRRGVSDCGFDAVVGNPPYLNNKELPEYQKKYFVSKYKTAVDQFDLYTLFIENGLNLLTADGYFSYIIPDAIIDRSSATSLRKFIYENSKIISLLQINKVFEEAKVGSIILVLQKKKNAKEKFNYFKCANPKEFFSNKIQTKAITQSNIQNFRNYSYLFVDDNEWAVIQKIFNDKISLESISFMGRGEELGKSSNLAKNFKGKNNIGLLYGEDIQRYHLKEPERFISKNDIRKQERLYDVKIVVRQVGEEINASFDENNYVTIQSVYTIIPNDEYGHKYILGILNSKMIDFIYKKLYKSKELFPRILLESLKELPIPQINFQNKTEKAAHEKIVQLVEQMLAAKAKHAAATTESEKNRLDIQIEALDRQIDNAVYELYGLTEEERRIVEGDPRLSV
- the mce gene encoding methylmalonyl-CoA epimerase; the encoded protein is MFTNISHIGIAVKNLTESVDNFKKLFNQDDVHFETVEDQKVNLAFLDVRGVHIELLEPSSLDSPISKFLENRGEGIHHLSFEVDDIEKELSRLKKEGVRLIDETPKVGAGGKLIAFIHPKSTNGVLIELSQKKYFITSPDFDEPLKDFEE